ATCCTCGGCACGGCGGTCGGCATGGCGATGTACGGGCTGCGCCCGGTCGTGGAGATGCAGTTCGACGCCTTCGCCTACCCGGCGTTCGAGCAGGTCGTCAGCCATGTCACCAAGATGCGCAACCGCACGCGCGGCAAGATGCCCCTGCCGCTGACCATCCGCGTCCCCTACGGCGGCGGCATCGGCGGCGTCGAGCACCACAGCGACTCGTCCGAGGCGTACTACATGGCGACTCCGGGGCTCCATGTCGTCACGCCCGCGACCGTCGCCGACGCCTACGGGCTGCTGCGCGCGTCCATCGCCTCCGACGACCCGGTGGTCTTCCTCGAACCCAAGCGCCTGTACTGGTCGAAGGACGCCTGGAACCCTCAGGAGCCGGCACCCGTTGAGCCGATAGGCCGCGCGGTGGTGCGGCGCCCCGGCCGGAGCGCCACACTCATCACGTACGGGCCGTCGCTGGTCGTCTGCATGGAGGCGGCCGAGGCGGCCCGGGCCGAGGGCTGGGACCTCGAAGTCGTCGATCTGCGCTCCCTGGTGCCGTTCGACGACGAGACGGTGTGCGCTTCGGTGCGGCGGACGGGACGCGCGGTCGTCGTCCACGAGTCGGGTTCCTTCGGGGGCCCGGGCGGGGAGATCGCGGCCCGGGTCACGGAGCGCTGCTTCCACCACCTGGAGGCGCCGGTGCTGCGTGTGGCCGGGTTCGACATCCCGTATCCGCCGCCGATGCTGGAGCGTCACCACCTGCCCGGTGTGGACCGGATCCTGGACGCCGTGGGGCGCCTGCAGTGGGAGGCCGAAAGCTGATGGCACAGGTGCTGGAGTTCAAGCTCCCCGACCTCGGTGAGGGGCTCACCGAGGCGGAGATCGTCCGCTGGCTGGTCGAGGTCGGTGACGTCGTCGCCGTCGACCAGCCGGTCGTCGAGGTCGAGACGGCCAAGGCGATGGTCGAGGTGCCCTGCCCCTACGGCGGCGTGGTCACCGCCCGCTTCGGCGAGGAGGGCGCGGAGCTGCCCGTCGGGGCGCCGCTGCTGACGGTGGCGGTGGGCGAGAGCGCCGCCGACCGTCCGGCCCGGGACCCGGGCACGGGCGGCGAGGCGGCGGAGGCGGCACGAGGGGCGGACACGGGGGCCGGGGAGCCGAAGGCCGGCGAGTCCAGGAGTGAGGGCTCGGGCAACGTCCTCGTCGGGTACGGCACCTCCGAGGCGCCCGCGCGCCGGCGCCGGGTCCGGGTGGACCGGCAGGCGTCCCCCGCGGCGGGCGGAGGGGCGAACGGCCGGGACCGCGGGGCCGATCCGGCCGCGGAGGGCCCCGTCCCCGTGATCTCCCCGCTGGTGCGCAGGCTGGCCCGGCAGCACGACCTGGACCTGCGCGAACTGACCGGCTCCGGCCCCGAGGGACTGATCCTGCGGGCGGACGTGGAGTACGCGCTGCGCGCCGCCGCCGCGCAGGGCGGCCGTACGGCGGGCCAGGAGGACGGGACGCGGGCGGCAGGCGCGGGGCGCACTCCGGCCGGCCTCGCGTCTTCCGCCTCCTCCGCGTCCTCCGCGCCCGTCACGACCGTGGCGTCCTCCGCGTCCTCCGCGGCGCGGTCGGGTGGCATCCGCACCCCGCTCAGGGGCGTCCGCGGCGCCGTCGCCGACAAGCTCTCCCGCAGTCGGCGTGAGATCCCGGACGCGACCTGCTGGGTCGACGCCGACGCGACCGAGCTGATGCGGGCGCGCACCGCGATGAACGCCGCCGGCGGGCCGAAGATCTCCCTCGTCGCCCTGCTGGCCCGGATCTGCACGGCCGCGCTGGCCCGCTTCCCCGAGCTGAACTCCACGGTCGACACCGAGGCCAGGGAGATCGTCCAACTCGACCAGGTCCACCTCGGTTTCGCCGCCCAGACGGACCGAGGGCTGGTCGTGCCGGTCGTCCGGGACGCGCACGCGCGCGACGCCGAGGCGCTCACCTCGGAGTTCGCCCGGCTGACCGAGGCGGCCCGGGCGGGTCGGCTGACGCCCGGCGAAGTGACCGGTGGCACCTTCACGTTGAACAACTACGGCGTGTTCGGTGTCGACGGGTCCACACCGATTGTCAACCATCCCGAGGCCGCGATGCTCGGCGTCGGCCGCA
This region of Streptomyces ambofaciens ATCC 23877 genomic DNA includes:
- a CDS encoding alpha-ketoacid dehydrogenase subunit beta, whose protein sequence is MTTVAAKPATMAQALTRALRDAMAADPGVHVLGEDVGALGGVFRVTDGLAAEFGEDRCTDTPLAEAGILGTAVGMAMYGLRPVVEMQFDAFAYPAFEQVVSHVTKMRNRTRGKMPLPLTIRVPYGGGIGGVEHHSDSSEAYYMATPGLHVVTPATVADAYGLLRASIASDDPVVFLEPKRLYWSKDAWNPQEPAPVEPIGRAVVRRPGRSATLITYGPSLVVCMEAAEAARAEGWDLEVVDLRSLVPFDDETVCASVRRTGRAVVVHESGSFGGPGGEIAARVTERCFHHLEAPVLRVAGFDIPYPPPMLERHHLPGVDRILDAVGRLQWEAES
- a CDS encoding dihydrolipoamide acetyltransferase family protein — translated: MAQVLEFKLPDLGEGLTEAEIVRWLVEVGDVVAVDQPVVEVETAKAMVEVPCPYGGVVTARFGEEGAELPVGAPLLTVAVGESAADRPARDPGTGGEAAEAARGADTGAGEPKAGESRSEGSGNVLVGYGTSEAPARRRRVRVDRQASPAAGGGANGRDRGADPAAEGPVPVISPLVRRLARQHDLDLRELTGSGPEGLILRADVEYALRAAAAQGGRTAGQEDGTRAAGAGRTPAGLASSASSASSAPVTTVASSASSAARSGGIRTPLRGVRGAVADKLSRSRREIPDATCWVDADATELMRARTAMNAAGGPKISLVALLARICTAALARFPELNSTVDTEAREIVQLDQVHLGFAAQTDRGLVVPVVRDAHARDAEALTSEFARLTEAARAGRLTPGEVTGGTFTLNNYGVFGVDGSTPIVNHPEAAMLGVGRIVPKPWVHEGELAVRQVVQLSLTFDHRVCDGGTAGGFLRYVADCVEQPAVLLRTL